One region of Danio rerio strain Tuebingen ecotype United States chromosome 5, GRCz12tu, whole genome shotgun sequence genomic DNA includes:
- the lix1 gene encoding protein limb expression 1 homolog, whose translation MSGADSDDDRAFKDLNVVGMLHKFWEQKQAAGVMMEIENLVVYESIPSPSPPFICYVTLPGGSCFGNFKHCYSKAEARRDAARVALMNSTFNELPCRRITPEFISHSVKEAVSTTSGNIADASDPSTSIGAYCLMLELNTGKTMLEFQEIMTVFQLLHWNGTLKAFRDMRCSRQEVIQYYSQQRLDERTRSHMALDWLQKELQSPGLLSQELQLAVKELGEARRTGRELRFYKEKKEILSLALSHADAEDLEEEMSWREATEFDCFEERRTDTNESCQFHSQGSDGESLE comes from the exons ATGTCTGGAGCAGATTCTGATGATGACAGAGCCTTTAAGGACC TGAATGTCGTGGGAATGCTTCACAAGTTCTGGGAGCAGAAACAAGCAGCAGGCGTGATGATGGAGATAGAGAATCTGGTAGTGTATGAGTCCATTCCTTCACCCAGTCCTCCATTCATATGCTACGTCACATTACCAGGTGGCAGCTGCTTCGGCAATTTCAAG CACTGTTACAGTAAAGCCGAGGCCAGACGTGACGCAGCTCGTGTCGCTCTGATGAACTCCACGTTTAATGAGCTGCCCTGCCGCCGGATCACTCCTGAGTTCATTTCACACAGCGTCAAAGAGGCCGTCAGCACTACCAGC GGTAACATCGCAGACGCGTCTGACCCCAGTACCAGCATAGGAGCGTACTGCCTCATGTTGGAGCTCAACACTGGGAAAACCATGCTGGAATTTCAG gaaATAATGACAGTGTTTCAACTGCTGCACTGGAACGGTACTCTGAAGGCTTTTCGGGACATGAGATGCAGTCGTCAG GAAGTGATCCAGTACTACTCTCAGCAGCGTCTGGACGAGCGCACGCGCAGCCACATGGCACTGGACTGGTTACAGAAGGAGCTTCAGTCACCCGGCCTGCTGTCCCAGGAGCTGCAGCTGGCTGTGAAGGAGCTCGGGGAGGCACGGAGAACCGGCAGGGAGCTCCGCTTCTACAAGGAGAAGAAAGAAATCCTCAGTTTAGCTCTCAGTCATGCTGACGCCGAGGACCTGGAGGAGGAAATGTCCTGGAGAGAAGCAACTGAGTTTGACTGTTTTGAGGAAAGGAGGACCGATACGAATGAAAGCTGTCAGTTTCACTCTCAGGGCAGTGATGGAGAATCGCTGGAGTGA
- the lix1 gene encoding protein limb expression 1 homolog isoform X1 codes for MLELNTGKTMLEFQEIMTVFQLLHWNGTLKAFRDMRCSRQEVIQYYSQQRLDERTRSHMALDWLQKELQSPGLLSQELQLAVKELGEARRTGRELRFYKEKKEILSLALSHADAEDLEEEMSWREATEFDCFEERRTDTNESCQFHSQGSDGESLE; via the exons ATGTTGGAGCTCAACACTGGGAAAACCATGCTGGAATTTCAG gaaATAATGACAGTGTTTCAACTGCTGCACTGGAACGGTACTCTGAAGGCTTTTCGGGACATGAGATGCAGTCGTCAG GAAGTGATCCAGTACTACTCTCAGCAGCGTCTGGACGAGCGCACGCGCAGCCACATGGCACTGGACTGGTTACAGAAGGAGCTTCAGTCACCCGGCCTGCTGTCCCAGGAGCTGCAGCTGGCTGTGAAGGAGCTCGGGGAGGCACGGAGAACCGGCAGGGAGCTCCGCTTCTACAAGGAGAAGAAAGAAATCCTCAGTTTAGCTCTCAGTCATGCTGACGCCGAGGACCTGGAGGAGGAAATGTCCTGGAGAGAAGCAACTGAGTTTGACTGTTTTGAGGAAAGGAGGACCGATACGAATGAAAGCTGTCAGTTTCACTCTCAGGGCAGTGATGGAGAATCGCTGGAGTGA